One Rhododendron vialii isolate Sample 1 chromosome 2a, ASM3025357v1 genomic region harbors:
- the LOC131318038 gene encoding putative F-box protein PP2-B12 — protein sequence MDFSSALPEGIVSDILSLTSPRDACRSSAISKGFKSVADSDAVWDRFLPSDHAAILSRSVSPVPSSTKKQLYSRLADCPILLDGGKLSFALDKASAKKCFVLGARELAIIQGSSPENWEWVSLPQSRFSEVAHLLQVCWFCIEGKIEAQLLSPKTTYVVYLVFQMRRSNNGFDYLPLDSFVSFAGERGDRDEDAIIHETKMNIVYLKRGLSSPQIGASTRRLPQKRLDKWMEVELGEFFIGKGDSGKVVMGLMAVERGRRTSGIIIEGIEVRPKSNS from the exons atgGATTTTTCCTCGGCGTTGCCAGAAGGCATCGTGTCGGACATTCTCTCTCTGACATCTCCTCGGGACGCGTGCCGGTCGTCGGCGATCTCCAAGGGGTTCAAGTCCGTCGCCGATTCCGACGCCGTGTGGGACAGATTCCTGCCGTCCGATCACGCGGCGATCTTATCGAGGTCGGTATCCCCCGTGCCTTCCTCCACCAAGAAGCAACTATACTCTCGCCTGGCCGACTGTCCTATTCTCCTCGACGGCGGCAAATTG AGCTTCGCTTTAGATAAAGCTAGTGCCAAAAAGTGTTTTGTGCTAGGAGCCCGGGAGCTTGCAATCATACAGGGAAGTTCTCCAGAAAATTGGGAATGGGTGTCTTTACCGCAATCAAG ATTCTCGGAGGTGGCCCATCTTTTGCAAGTGTGTTGGTTTTGTATTGAAGGCAAAATAGAGGCTCAATTGTTGTCGCCAAAAACCACTTATGTAGTGTACCTTGTGTTTCAAATGAGGAGAAGTAACAATGGGTTTGATTATCTACCACTAGACTCGTTTGTAAGTTTTGCTGGGGAAAGAGGAGATAGAGATGAAGATGCGATCATCCACGAGACAAAGATGAACATTGTTTATTTGAAACGGGGCCTATCTAGTCCTCAGATAGGAGCATCAACGAGACGACTTCCGCAAAAAAGACTGGACAAGTGGATGGAGGTTGAATTGGGAGAGTTTTTCATTGGTAAAGGAGATAGTGGTAAAGTAGTGATGGGGTTGATGGCGGTCGAACGAGGTAGACGGACAAGTGGTATCATTATTGAAGGCATTGAGGTTCGGCCTAAATCCAATTCCTGA